In Fretibacterium sp. OH1220_COT-178, a single genomic region encodes these proteins:
- a CDS encoding DNA-3-methyladenine glycosylase I, with translation MNAGPIRCPWAEQSAIERAYHDRVWGVPLHDEQGLFGMLCLEGMQAGLSWVTILRKMAALRMAFDDFDPQVMVGYDERKVALLMETEGIIRNRLKIRAMVQNARAYLNLRERHGTLEDFLWRYVDFTPQVNAWREACEVPARTPLSERISRDLKRLGFGFVGPTIVYAFMQAVGMVNDHLVSCAFRRAG, from the coding sequence ATGAACGCGGGACCGATCCGCTGCCCGTGGGCGGAGCAGAGCGCCATCGAGCGCGCGTATCACGATCGGGTGTGGGGCGTGCCGCTGCACGACGAACAGGGGCTCTTCGGGATGCTCTGCCTGGAGGGGATGCAGGCCGGGCTGAGCTGGGTCACCATCCTGCGCAAGATGGCCGCGTTGCGTATGGCCTTCGACGACTTCGACCCTCAGGTCATGGTCGGGTACGACGAGCGCAAGGTCGCCCTGCTCATGGAGACGGAGGGCATCATCCGCAACCGGCTGAAGATCCGCGCCATGGTGCAGAACGCCAGGGCCTACCTGAACCTTAGGGAACGGCACGGCACGCTGGAGGACTTCCTTTGGCGCTACGTGGACTTCACGCCGCAGGTCAACGCCTGGCGCGAGGCGTGCGAGGTCCCGGCCAGGACGCCCCTTTCGGAGCGGATCAGCCGGGACCTGAAACGGCTGGGGTTCGGCTTCGTTGGGCCGACGATTGTCTATGCCTTCATGCAGGCGGTCGGCATGGTCAACGATCATCTGGTCTCCTGCGCGTTCCGGAGGGCCGGATAA
- a CDS encoding cyclase family protein: MIDLTHPIEPGMPVYPGTEGPRLETANTCEKDGFRETLLTLYSHTGTHMDAPAHLYADGTTLDRFPAAQFVGSAVVVDCSELRAGQPMTMAHVERQREAADGAEFLLFRTGWDRYWGQDAYFGDYPCIDLEVVDYVLRTGKKGIGLDTIGLDPIADANLTRHKRLLAGGAVVVIENLKGLGRIGRGPFTLCALPLQFRDADGAPVRAVAMLEGNG; encoded by the coding sequence GTGATCGACCTGACGCATCCGATCGAGCCGGGCATGCCGGTGTATCCCGGTACGGAGGGCCCAAGGCTCGAAACGGCCAACACCTGTGAAAAAGACGGGTTCCGGGAGACCCTCCTGACCCTGTACTCTCACACGGGGACGCACATGGATGCCCCGGCCCATCTGTACGCGGACGGGACGACCCTGGACCGTTTTCCGGCCGCGCAGTTCGTCGGCTCCGCCGTGGTCGTCGACTGTTCGGAGCTGCGTGCGGGACAGCCGATGACGATGGCGCACGTCGAGAGGCAGCGCGAGGCTGCGGACGGGGCGGAGTTTCTCCTGTTCCGTACCGGGTGGGACCGCTACTGGGGGCAGGACGCCTACTTCGGAGACTATCCCTGCATCGACCTCGAGGTCGTCGACTACGTCCTCCGGACGGGGAAAAAGGGGATCGGTCTCGACACGATAGGGCTCGATCCCATTGCGGACGCGAATCTGACGCGGCACAAAAGGCTGCTCGCGGGCGGCGCGGTGGTGGTGATCGAGAACCTGAAGGGGCTGGGCCGTATCGGGCGCGGACCGTTCACCCTCTGTGCGCTTCCCCTGCAATTCAGGGACGCCGACGGCGCTCCCGTCCGGGCCGTCGCCATGCTGGAGGGGAACGGGTGA
- a CDS encoding Na+/H+ antiporter NhaC family protein translates to MDLVAAFVVFAGTMIASLVCGFSMLWALSAGFLGFMGVGVRRGFAVSELLRMSWEGMRASLIVIRVMLTIGVLTGLWRSAGTFAVLTAWGLQLITPSMFVLAAFLLSCALSYAIGTSFGAAGTLGVALMTLARSGGVNELVVGGAILSGIYFGDRASPASSCANLVAALTGTELYDNVRLMMRTAFVPFLIALGFYLVLSLNNPMLSAENPALTSMNLDFNMSPWAVLPAVLMLALPPLKVKIFHTFLASIACAFLCTLLLQGQPLGEALRCALVGLHAPAGSARAVFNGGGLASMAGICAVLAISGTYSGIFGGTGMIGGLQASVAGLMGRWGSYPVTFAIGTLANAVFCTQALGIMMTVHVVRHPYERKGLSRSELAQDIANSTVVTAGLVPWCIGCSVPLAMLGVPAHAVPYAAYLWLLPLCYAFTKRRWFKGL, encoded by the coding sequence ATGGACCTCGTGGCCGCCTTCGTCGTCTTCGCCGGGACGATGATCGCTTCTCTGGTCTGCGGTTTTTCTATGCTTTGGGCGCTCTCCGCCGGCTTCTTGGGCTTTATGGGCGTCGGGGTCCGTCGCGGCTTTGCGGTCTCCGAGCTGCTTCGGATGTCCTGGGAGGGGATGAGGGCGTCCCTTATCGTCATCCGTGTCATGCTGACGATCGGCGTCCTGACGGGGCTTTGGCGGAGCGCGGGGACCTTCGCCGTCCTCACGGCCTGGGGACTGCAGCTCATCACCCCATCGATGTTCGTCCTGGCGGCTTTTCTGCTGTCGTGTGCGCTCTCCTACGCCATCGGGACGTCCTTCGGGGCAGCGGGGACCCTGGGCGTGGCCCTGATGACCCTGGCCCGCAGCGGCGGCGTGAACGAACTTGTGGTGGGCGGCGCCATCCTGTCGGGCATCTATTTCGGGGACCGGGCGTCGCCCGCGTCCTCCTGCGCCAACCTCGTCGCCGCCCTGACGGGAACGGAGCTCTACGACAACGTTCGGCTCATGATGCGGACGGCGTTCGTTCCCTTTCTGATCGCGCTGGGCTTCTACCTCGTCCTGTCGCTGAACAACCCCATGCTCAGTGCGGAGAACCCCGCCCTCACCTCCATGAACCTGGATTTCAACATGAGTCCGTGGGCCGTCCTGCCCGCGGTCCTCATGCTTGCCCTGCCGCCGCTCAAGGTGAAGATCTTCCACACGTTTCTGGCGAGCATCGCCTGTGCCTTCCTCTGCACGCTCCTCCTCCAGGGGCAGCCCCTCGGTGAGGCGCTGCGCTGTGCCCTGGTGGGGCTTCACGCTCCGGCGGGCAGCGCACGAGCCGTCTTCAACGGCGGCGGGCTCGCCTCCATGGCCGGGATCTGCGCCGTGCTGGCGATCTCCGGTACCTACTCCGGGATCTTCGGCGGGACGGGGATGATCGGGGGGCTTCAGGCATCCGTCGCGGGGCTGATGGGCCGGTGGGGCTCCTACCCCGTCACGTTCGCGATCGGTACGCTGGCGAATGCCGTATTCTGCACCCAGGCCCTCGGGATCATGATGACGGTCCACGTCGTCCGGCATCCCTATGAGCGGAAAGGCCTTTCCCGGTCGGAGCTGGCCCAGGACATCGCGAACTCGACGGTCGTCACGGCGGGGCTCGTCCCCTGGTGCATCGGGTGCTCCGTGCCGCTGGCGATGCTGGGCGTCCCGGCCCACGCCGTTCCCTATGCCGCGTACCTCTGGCTGCTGCCGCTCTGTTACGCGTTCACCAAACGGCGATGGTTCAAAGGTCTGTAG
- the pseC gene encoding UDP-4-amino-4,6-dideoxy-N-acetyl-beta-L-altrosamine transaminase produces the protein MKNKTLAYGRQWINDDDIAEVVRVLKGDWLTQGPTVAAFERALADYAGVKHAVTFVNGTAALHGAMAAAGLGPGDRLLTTPMTFAATSNSALYVGAEPVFADIDPATLCLDPVKAEVKLKELPGRVRAIAPVSFAGYPFAMEPFKKLAAEHGAVLIEDACHALGGDRGGRKIGFDADMTVLSFHPVKHITTAEGGAVLTQSDAYAQALRLFRSHGITRSASDFEEEPEGPWHCEMQSLGYNYRLTDLSCALGLSQMRRLDAFVSRRREIAALYRRLLSDVSGLALPPAHEGHAYHLFPIRVEAAQRGPLFAHLAENDIRLQVHYSPVPHHPYYRKRFGYRWGDFPEAERFYHEAISLPMFPLLEDADVVRVADCVRGFLER, from the coding sequence GTGAAGAACAAAACCTTGGCCTATGGGCGGCAGTGGATCAACGACGACGATATCGCCGAGGTCGTCAGGGTGCTCAAGGGCGACTGGCTGACCCAGGGCCCGACCGTGGCCGCTTTCGAACGGGCGCTGGCCGATTATGCCGGCGTGAAGCACGCGGTGACGTTCGTCAACGGGACGGCCGCGCTGCACGGGGCCATGGCCGCCGCGGGGCTTGGCCCCGGAGACCGGCTCCTGACCACGCCCATGACCTTTGCGGCGACCTCGAACTCCGCGCTTTACGTGGGGGCGGAGCCCGTATTTGCGGACATCGACCCCGCCACCCTGTGTCTGGACCCCGTCAAGGCGGAGGTGAAGCTGAAGGAGCTTCCGGGCCGCGTCCGCGCCATCGCCCCCGTCAGCTTCGCCGGGTATCCGTTCGCCATGGAGCCGTTCAAAAAGCTGGCGGCCGAACATGGGGCGGTGCTCATAGAGGACGCCTGCCATGCGCTGGGCGGCGACCGGGGCGGGCGCAAGATCGGGTTCGATGCCGACATGACCGTCCTGAGCTTCCATCCCGTGAAGCACATCACGACCGCCGAGGGCGGGGCCGTGCTCACCCAGAGCGATGCATACGCGCAGGCGCTCCGGCTCTTCCGCAGCCACGGCATCACCCGGAGCGCCTCTGACTTCGAGGAGGAGCCCGAGGGGCCCTGGCACTGCGAGATGCAGAGCCTGGGGTACAACTACCGCCTCACGGACCTGAGCTGCGCGCTGGGGCTCAGCCAGATGCGGCGCCTGGACGCCTTCGTGAGCCGCCGTCGGGAGATCGCGGCGCTCTACCGCCGCCTGCTCTCGGACGTTTCGGGGCTCGCCCTGCCGCCGGCACACGAGGGGCACGCCTATCACCTGTTCCCCATCCGGGTGGAGGCGGCGCAGCGCGGGCCGCTCTTCGCGCACCTTGCGGAGAACGATATCCGGCTCCAGGTGCACTACTCTCCCGTGCCGCACCATCCGTACTACCGGAAACGGTTCGGCTACCGATGGGGCGACTTTCCGGAGGCCGAGCGCTTCTACCACGAGGCAATCTCCCTGCCGATGTTCCCGCTCCTGGAGGATGCCGATGTGGTGCGGGTTGCGGACTGCGTCAGAGGATTTCTGGAGCGTTGA
- a CDS encoding TetR/AcrR family transcriptional regulator yields MGRIVRQERLKDEKRTRLIEAAIEEFNEHGLQKASYNRIIERSGLSKGSVYYYFDNKDSLLRTVIEEIGERFLDAVEDVGLPETREAYWDGVWEYRQREVAFFIANPSFARILMMLGERDLNFDDPLWRAFERPIRFLAGLVRRGQELGVVRDDLSVMAIQRLMWAVGRVLNVELFDGMCFTGALSEEEMGRRARRFMEAVQDLGRRMLAP; encoded by the coding sequence GTGGGGAGAATCGTCAGGCAGGAACGGCTGAAGGACGAAAAAAGAACACGGCTGATCGAGGCCGCCATCGAGGAGTTCAACGAGCACGGACTGCAGAAAGCCTCCTACAACCGTATCATCGAGCGCTCCGGGCTCAGCAAGGGGTCGGTCTACTACTACTTCGACAACAAGGATTCGCTGCTCCGCACGGTCATCGAGGAGATCGGCGAGCGCTTTTTGGATGCGGTGGAGGACGTCGGTCTCCCCGAGACGAGGGAGGCGTACTGGGACGGCGTCTGGGAGTACCGGCAGAGAGAGGTGGCCTTCTTTATAGCGAATCCCTCTTTTGCGCGTATTTTGATGATGCTGGGCGAGCGCGATCTGAACTTCGACGATCCTTTATGGAGGGCCTTCGAGCGCCCCATACGTTTTTTGGCCGGCTTGGTGAGGAGGGGGCAGGAGCTTGGGGTCGTGCGGGACGATCTGAGCGTGATGGCGATTCAGCGCCTGATGTGGGCCGTCGGCAGGGTGCTGAACGTTGAGCTGTTCGACGGCATGTGTTTTACGGGGGCGCTTTCGGAAGAAGAGATGGGGCGGAGAGCCCGTCGGTTCATGGAGGCGGTGCAGGACCTGGGCCGAAGGATGCTGGCTCCTTGA
- a CDS encoding efflux RND transporter periplasmic adaptor subunit: MWKRLLSRLNKLRFMLWVLLLAVAVVIVGFEVRGKLAQSEANLKSLEAAEKISYPVTTVILKPQTWESWRSYYGQGKAARTQDVTAFEREIVRAVHVQVGDKVKAGQTVVTLLTADRGAKAQARRTGYDEALLNYNRLNELKKKGGVSQSAVDKAYAALKSEEALLKGSQSTLQRTELKASLNGIVSARNVEPGEVAEIGRPLISIVDPSNMEAQLMVSKKDIFNIGKQTSVDIYVDGVRSAGWVKRVSPEAQTGSGLYPVVVGLGSDANVLPGTYVEGRFLVEKKDNVIVIPSDVVVYRGNAQSVYVASGDVARSVEVVTGTGRDGKVVVTSGLEAGDELIVSGNRNLYDGVSIAKNLDFGEDRQY; the protein is encoded by the coding sequence ATGTGGAAACGACTTTTGTCGCGATTGAATAAACTGAGGTTCATGCTGTGGGTGCTCCTGTTGGCGGTGGCCGTCGTCATCGTGGGGTTCGAGGTGCGCGGAAAATTGGCGCAGAGCGAGGCCAACCTCAAGTCCCTGGAGGCGGCCGAAAAGATCAGCTACCCCGTCACCACGGTGATATTGAAGCCTCAGACCTGGGAGAGCTGGCGAAGCTATTATGGTCAGGGCAAGGCCGCGCGTACGCAGGACGTCACGGCCTTCGAGCGAGAGATCGTCCGGGCGGTCCATGTCCAGGTCGGGGACAAGGTCAAGGCGGGGCAGACGGTGGTCACCCTGCTGACCGCCGACCGCGGAGCCAAGGCCCAGGCCAGGCGGACGGGGTACGACGAGGCCCTTTTGAACTACAACCGCCTGAACGAGCTCAAGAAAAAGGGAGGGGTCTCGCAGTCCGCGGTGGACAAGGCCTACGCGGCATTGAAGTCGGAGGAGGCGCTTTTGAAGGGCTCCCAGTCCACGCTCCAGAGGACGGAGCTCAAGGCCAGCCTCAACGGCATCGTCTCCGCCCGGAACGTCGAGCCGGGCGAGGTGGCGGAGATAGGCAGGCCCCTCATCTCCATCGTCGATCCCTCCAATATGGAAGCGCAGCTGATGGTCTCCAAGAAGGACATCTTCAATATCGGCAAGCAGACCTCCGTGGACATCTACGTCGACGGCGTGCGGAGCGCAGGCTGGGTCAAGCGCGTGAGTCCGGAGGCTCAGACGGGGTCCGGCCTGTATCCCGTGGTCGTCGGCCTGGGATCGGATGCCAACGTACTCCCGGGCACCTACGTCGAGGGGCGTTTTCTGGTGGAGAAAAAGGATAACGTCATCGTCATCCCCTCGGACGTCGTGGTTTACAGGGGCAATGCGCAGTCGGTCTACGTGGCCTCCGGCGACGTGGCACGGAGCGTGGAGGTCGTCACGGGGACGGGCCGGGACGGCAAGGTCGTCGTGACCTCCGGCCTCGAGGCTGGGGACGAGCTGATCGTCAGCGGAAACCGCAACCTTTACGACGGGGTGTCGATCGCCAAGAACCTCGACTTCGGCGAAGACCGACAGTACTGA
- a CDS encoding efflux RND transporter permease subunit, producing the protein MRGFIRFCIRRPVFTGCSVVIWLLLGASSYFSLGVTLYPSVELPFVLVRTMYTGAGPNEIEQLISKPLEDALSDLEGLKSINSYSLDGISMLAVEMRSGVNPDLALVDVNNKVKAKIADLPRDADEPVSTKFDINAQPFLIVSFTSDLPEKEAKKFIDDRIKPIVARVDGVGQVDVVGGRDRQIQIVLDPAALSDYGVTYQQICAVVAANNQTSPSGYVTQRNDEVSLRLMGEFNEVEQLENILVPTSDGQPVPLSLLGEVVDGEEDVRSIARANGRAVVQMRISPRANADVVKAGRAIKKSLAEAMNVLPDFSMNYTYDDTQFIETSVKNVIRDTGVGILLTALVIYLFLGRLSATFIVAVSMPVAFMATFVPMQMHGYSLNLMSTLGLALSMGTLVMNSILIIQNIYRYRDMGYAPFEAAEEGTVEISVSVLAGVLTNLGVFMPVALMSTISGQFLKPYAVTIVYATLFSLWVTMSVTPCLAARIRPGSSEPSLPSRILTGWWNWLFEGFQDLFLFLLRGAMRHPVITMLLTILMTYGSARLGGLIGSQFLPVTDDGSITIDLTLDNNASLEKTEGVVRRVEDFIASMEEKPYIRDVVSTVGGSGRSSGLYKASVTVYLKEDPERPATQIVADKIRPFLATLEGVETATSATRKGFGSPIEIHIKGEDLTTLYSLAEEIRSRGREVPGVRDLTIETEMGKPELQVLPIRWRLTPLGLNISDLAGIIRGYLIGRDAGKFRQDGFEYDIKARLNREKAGDIYSVQELPIMTRYGLVPLDEMADVAWSDAPTEIRRIERQRTVVVSGNVRYITTGEGNARMREVVSRMELPPGYTISFGGEAEDMAEEFAELIRTMVISIVVTYIVVAAIMESWLYAAVILFTVPMAMIGVVPAMLLAGVSISIFSLIGMIMLVGMVVNNAIVVVDYAEVLRMEGKHPYEAIETACKVRFKSLVMAVVTSVVSLLPLMLSSGRGSEMRAPIAVVAVGGLIAGGMLALLSVPAAYRICWAVRLWRERRRERTRAASLGA; encoded by the coding sequence ATGAGGGGGTTTATCCGATTCTGCATTCGGCGTCCGGTCTTCACCGGATGTTCGGTGGTCATCTGGCTTCTGCTGGGGGCGAGCAGCTACTTCAGCCTGGGGGTCACGCTCTACCCCAGTGTGGAGCTGCCGTTCGTTCTGGTCCGGACGATGTATACGGGGGCCGGACCCAACGAGATCGAGCAGCTGATCTCCAAACCGCTCGAGGACGCGCTCTCCGATCTGGAGGGGCTCAAGAGCATCAACAGCTATTCCCTGGACGGTATCTCGATGCTGGCCGTCGAAATGCGGTCGGGGGTCAACCCGGATCTGGCCCTGGTGGACGTCAACAACAAGGTCAAGGCCAAGATCGCCGACCTGCCCCGGGACGCGGACGAGCCCGTGTCGACCAAGTTCGACATCAACGCGCAGCCCTTCCTGATCGTCTCCTTCACCTCGGACCTACCGGAGAAGGAGGCCAAGAAGTTTATCGACGACCGCATCAAGCCGATCGTGGCACGGGTGGACGGCGTGGGGCAGGTGGACGTGGTGGGCGGACGGGACCGGCAGATCCAGATCGTGCTGGACCCTGCGGCTCTGAGCGACTATGGGGTGACCTATCAGCAGATATGCGCCGTGGTGGCGGCGAACAATCAGACGAGCCCCTCGGGGTACGTCACCCAGAGGAACGACGAGGTCTCTCTGCGCCTGATGGGCGAGTTCAACGAGGTGGAGCAGCTGGAGAACATCCTCGTGCCGACCTCGGACGGGCAGCCCGTGCCCCTCTCCCTTTTGGGCGAGGTCGTGGACGGCGAGGAGGACGTGCGTTCCATAGCCCGGGCCAATGGACGCGCGGTCGTCCAGATGCGGATCAGTCCGCGTGCGAACGCCGACGTCGTCAAGGCGGGACGTGCGATCAAGAAGTCGTTGGCCGAGGCCATGAACGTGCTGCCGGATTTCTCGATGAACTACACCTACGACGACACGCAGTTCATCGAGACCTCGGTCAAGAACGTCATCCGGGACACGGGCGTGGGAATCCTGCTGACGGCCCTGGTCATCTATCTTTTTCTGGGGCGTCTGTCGGCCACCTTCATCGTCGCCGTGTCCATGCCCGTGGCCTTCATGGCGACCTTCGTCCCCATGCAGATGCACGGCTACAGCCTGAACCTGATGAGTACGCTGGGGCTGGCGCTCTCCATGGGAACCCTCGTCATGAACTCCATCCTGATCATCCAGAACATCTACCGCTATCGGGATATGGGCTACGCGCCCTTCGAGGCGGCCGAGGAGGGCACGGTGGAGATCTCAGTCTCCGTCCTGGCGGGTGTCCTGACGAACCTCGGGGTCTTCATGCCCGTGGCCCTGATGTCCACGATCTCCGGGCAGTTCCTGAAGCCCTATGCGGTGACGATCGTGTACGCCACACTCTTCTCCCTGTGGGTCACGATGTCCGTAACGCCCTGTCTGGCGGCTCGCATCCGCCCCGGGAGCTCGGAACCGTCCCTTCCCAGCCGGATCCTGACGGGGTGGTGGAACTGGCTTTTCGAGGGGTTTCAGGACCTCTTTCTGTTCCTGCTCCGCGGCGCGATGCGGCATCCCGTGATCACGATGCTTTTGACCATCCTGATGACTTACGGCTCGGCCAGGCTCGGAGGGCTGATCGGGTCGCAGTTTCTCCCGGTGACGGACGACGGCTCCATCACCATCGACCTGACCCTGGACAACAACGCCTCCCTGGAGAAGACGGAGGGCGTGGTGCGGCGCGTGGAGGATTTCATCGCGTCCATGGAGGAGAAGCCTTACATTCGCGACGTGGTGTCCACGGTCGGAGGGTCGGGACGCAGCAGCGGGCTCTACAAGGCGTCGGTCACCGTCTACCTCAAGGAGGACCCCGAACGTCCCGCAACCCAGATCGTGGCCGACAAGATACGGCCCTTCCTGGCGACCCTGGAGGGCGTGGAGACGGCGACCTCCGCGACGCGCAAGGGGTTCGGTTCCCCGATAGAAATTCACATCAAGGGGGAGGACCTGACGACCCTCTACTCCCTGGCGGAGGAGATCCGCAGCCGCGGACGGGAGGTCCCCGGGGTCCGGGACCTGACCATCGAGACGGAGATGGGCAAGCCGGAGCTCCAGGTGCTTCCCATCCGCTGGCGCCTGACACCGCTGGGGCTTAACATCTCGGACCTGGCCGGGATCATCCGGGGCTATCTGATCGGACGGGATGCGGGCAAATTCCGTCAGGACGGTTTCGAATACGACATCAAAGCCCGGCTGAATCGAGAGAAGGCCGGGGATATCTACAGCGTGCAGGAGCTGCCGATCATGACCCGCTACGGACTGGTTCCCCTGGACGAGATGGCCGACGTGGCCTGGAGCGATGCGCCGACGGAGATTCGCCGCATCGAACGTCAGCGTACCGTCGTCGTTTCCGGCAACGTGCGCTACATCACGACGGGCGAGGGCAACGCCAGGATGAGGGAGGTCGTCTCCCGCATGGAGCTGCCCCCGGGCTATACCATCTCCTTCGGCGGCGAGGCCGAGGATATGGCCGAGGAGTTCGCCGAGCTCATTCGTACGATGGTCATCTCCATCGTCGTGACCTACATCGTCGTGGCGGCGATCATGGAGTCCTGGCTCTATGCCGCGGTCATCCTGTTCACGGTGCCCATGGCGATGATCGGAGTCGTCCCCGCCATGCTGCTGGCGGGCGTCAGCATATCCATCTTCTCCCTGATCGGCATGATCATGCTGGTGGGGATGGTGGTCAACAACGCCATCGTCGTCGTGGACTATGCCGAGGTGCTGAGGATGGAGGGCAAGCACCCCTACGAGGCCATCGAGACGGCCTGCAAGGTGCGCTTCAAATCCCTGGTCATGGCCGTCGTGACCTCCGTGGTCTCCCTGCTGCCGCTGATGCTCTCGTCCGGGCGCGGATCGGAGATGCGCGCGCCCATCGCGGTCGTTGCCGTTGGCGGGCTGATCGCGGGGGGAATGCTGGCGCTTCTGTCCGTCCCCGCCGCGTATCGCATCTGTTGGGCGGTTCGCCTGTGGCGGGAACGGAGGCGGGAGAGGACCAGGGCCGCGTCCCTCGGGGCGTAG
- a CDS encoding DUF554 domain-containing protein: MEFLNHIPAGGTLFNSLAVVGGSAVGLLAGSFFPERVQHSIFQCLGLFCLYMGIDMALRMQDVLCVLLSFVLGTTAGELMDLDALLSRAGDKLRSKLRIGSDSFTEGFVTATLLFCVGSMAILGAIENGVRNNPGLLVTKGIMDGIASLFLAASLGIGVLFSGLSILLYQGILTFLAGSLQALITPAMLDNLSGLGGLMIAAIGLGLLRIVEFRTANMLPGLLLVILFSALL; this comes from the coding sequence ATGGAATTCCTGAATCACATCCCCGCGGGCGGGACGCTGTTCAATTCTCTGGCCGTCGTCGGCGGCTCCGCCGTCGGCCTGCTCGCAGGGAGCTTCTTCCCGGAACGGGTACAGCACAGCATCTTTCAGTGCCTCGGCTTGTTCTGTCTGTACATGGGCATCGACATGGCGCTCAGGATGCAGGATGTCCTCTGCGTCCTGCTGAGCTTCGTCCTGGGGACCACCGCAGGAGAATTGATGGACCTGGACGCCCTGCTTTCCAGGGCGGGCGACAAACTGAGGTCGAAACTGCGCATCGGCTCCGATTCCTTCACCGAGGGGTTCGTCACGGCCACCCTGCTCTTCTGCGTCGGTTCGATGGCCATCCTCGGAGCGATCGAGAACGGCGTTCGCAACAATCCGGGGCTCCTCGTCACCAAGGGGATCATGGACGGCATCGCGTCCCTCTTCCTGGCCGCTTCGCTCGGCATCGGCGTGCTCTTTTCCGGCCTGTCCATTCTGCTCTATCAGGGGATCCTGACGTTTCTCGCCGGGTCGCTCCAAGCGCTCATCACCCCCGCAATGCTCGACAACCTTTCGGGACTGGGCGGACTGATGATCGCGGCCATCGGCCTGGGGCTCCTGAGAATCGTGGAGTTCAGGACGGCCAACATGCTCCCGGGGCTGCTCCTGGTCATACTCTTCTCCGCCTTGCTCTAG
- a CDS encoding pyridoxal phosphate-dependent aminotransferase, which produces MHFSDRIKAMQTSPIRRLIPFSDEAKAKGKKVFHLNIGQPDIKTPDEYFEAVRNFKVETVAYATSQGNNDLRDAVSAYYNSWDIPYERNDIYVTNGGSEALWFAVMTICDPGDELLVPEPFYANYNAFAQSALAKLVPIPTRAEEGFHLPPAAVIEKLITPRTRAIWISNPGNPTGAVYTPAELEMLAGLAKKHDLYLIGDEVYREFTYDGEKFTSLGHMKDVLDRVIMVDSVSKRFSACGARIGTIAIKNKEFMGQVLKLCQGRLCVSTLEQVGATGLYKTSKKYLEDVNKEYKARRDTLYKALKSIDGVVCEEPKGAFYVMVKAPVDDAEKFIIWMLQNFDINGETMMAAPGNGFYAAPDRGRDEMRLAYVLKNDDLIKATNILKNAIAAYPGRIEAIKA; this is translated from the coding sequence ATGCATTTTTCGGATCGCATCAAGGCTATGCAGACTTCGCCCATTCGTCGGCTCATCCCCTTCTCCGACGAGGCCAAGGCCAAGGGGAAAAAGGTGTTCCACCTCAACATCGGCCAGCCGGACATCAAGACGCCGGACGAGTATTTCGAGGCCGTCAGGAACTTCAAGGTGGAGACCGTCGCCTACGCGACCTCGCAGGGCAACAACGACCTTCGCGACGCCGTGAGCGCCTACTACAACTCCTGGGATATTCCCTACGAACGCAACGACATCTACGTCACCAACGGCGGCAGCGAGGCGCTCTGGTTCGCCGTCATGACCATCTGCGACCCCGGCGACGAGCTGCTGGTCCCGGAGCCCTTCTACGCGAACTACAATGCGTTCGCCCAGTCCGCTCTGGCGAAACTCGTGCCGATCCCCACGAGGGCCGAGGAGGGCTTCCACCTTCCCCCCGCGGCCGTTATCGAGAAGCTCATCACACCGCGCACCCGGGCGATCTGGATCTCCAACCCCGGCAACCCCACGGGGGCCGTCTACACCCCGGCGGAGCTGGAGATGTTGGCCGGGCTCGCCAAAAAACACGATCTCTACCTGATCGGCGACGAGGTCTACCGCGAGTTCACCTACGACGGCGAAAAGTTCACCAGTCTGGGACACATGAAGGACGTTCTGGATCGAGTGATCATGGTCGACTCGGTCTCCAAGCGTTTCAGCGCTTGCGGGGCGCGCATCGGCACCATCGCGATCAAGAACAAGGAATTCATGGGGCAGGTGCTCAAACTTTGCCAGGGGCGCCTTTGCGTCTCCACGCTGGAGCAGGTCGGCGCCACCGGGCTCTACAAGACTTCCAAGAAGTATCTGGAGGACGTGAACAAGGAGTACAAGGCACGGCGGGACACCCTCTACAAGGCCCTGAAGTCGATCGACGGGGTGGTCTGCGAGGAGCCCAAGGGCGCGTTCTACGTCATGGTCAAGGCCCCCGTGGACGACGCCGAGAAGTTCATCATCTGGATGCTCCAGAACTTCGACATCAACGGCGAGACGATGATGGCCGCCCCCGGAAACGGCTTCTACGCCGCTCCCGACCGCGGCAGGGACGAGATGCGCCTGGCCTACGTCCTGAAGAACGACGACCTGATCAAGGCCACGAACATCCTCAAGAATGCGATCGCCGCTTATCCGGGACGTATCGAGGCCATCAAGGCCTGA